The window ttgagtagagtatagagatgtcggtactggatacttgacttagtggtaaccagcgactGACGGCCGATGTCACAACAGCAcattagttagcttttgcacaatgtagccagctatatagactatactgttacctataacagaaatttgacatctgaaatcattgagttccacaaactgatcaacttctggagtagcctgtatgatgagaatctcgttttgagcagtaacattacctgtcttactagcatctgattttgcaccacatttgctgataagtttgcgaaaggtagccttaaactgagtaacagtaggattattattccaaccacctaaacaaaagcatcaattataacaattacataaaatcaacaaaaatgaatgttttattcacataaacatagtacccttaatatacaacaatacaactaataaaataagcaaaaataaaacagctcaaaatgctaccatatcgctatgtaaaatgaaaatgtggcaattttcactgaaagtcattcacacccatcttaggcataaggcttaaaggttgacttgcaacaaaattcacattacagtaatttggtatcaaaaaattcatgatgtattactctgttgtgttgtaggcagggttgttaaaaatcgatgattttttaaaaatcaaaaaaatcgatttctattgatttatttgatttttttcgatttcaatcgatttttttgtttcaaaaagatATTTTGTattctaaattgcaagttattgctatcaatgtggactttatgatttgcaggggtattatgtagttttattacaataattaggaaatgaaaaaaacatctaCACAGTTAACACACGACAAAAAGGACAGTATAATTTATGTGTCggacattaaatcccagaaatgaagatgaagaatcacagagaacagatcacacaactgctaagctgcagacatattcataagcacctgctgtggcagctgtcactgttttccatgctgtttgaggtttctaaattttttttagatatatcaactttaagttgaacaaccttgcagaactgtgcttgacaatatggttttaaattcaatcattgaaaagcatCATTCAATATTGAAAAATTTACCTTGAAATgacttcagtcgaacgttttaacctgttgtcaaaacatggatcatcgaaatgttcgttgcagataagtgcccaaggatcaggcttattcactcttctgcggttgcgataccattgtaaataacgagagttctcagttgctttgtttggaaatctaaaaattaaaatgaaactgtagtagttagttagcaacagtagtaataacaatagtattattactcttatctctttactgctagctatatcctggtacaacaataaataatattataggcacgataaacatttttttcaaagataaatatttagaaataaccaaatggtttgtagttccaaaatattaatataaaagaattccaaatttaaataataaaaaatcttcgTTCTGAAGaaagaacatttcactcactagcttataaatttatctaccGACAAAATCActgacaaaatacagtcaaactcgtacactcagtagtgacactgatcgactctcactcactcagtgactagtgtagtagaactaactagtggtagtactaactagtagtagcacaactagtagtagtcgtagactttagcaatagtaataaaactagtagtagaagtgactcacttgtgaaatgtcatgccctttcctttgaaagtccattcttgcggtttttgcagttcatggaatagcaatagcactgcgCACCTACACCCTTCTTTCTCGTACATAAATTagtagtagtaatctcagtagtctgttcctttgatttagcggtgtattcgtgatcttccatagctgttaaatctgaaattagatttctttctcacattgaacacaatgaaattaactcaaaCGGTACCTGAACATGGCGTCGACCGAATTTTTGTACTCGCAAATGACCTCTGCCATTCTAGGGGTTATGAGTTCAATGCATACTGTGGTATGTTTATCAAACACTCAGTTTATTCCAATTCAAAACGCAACTGATTCTCTAACACAAAGTCATTGCATCAAGCATGGCGTAGTGTAAGCATTGCAATAGGCTGTACATTTTACATAGGCAATAGGCAATACATTCTACATCCCCTCTTGATCTCAAGATCAACTGTTGTAAAACCTTACAGCATAACATCTAATAGATCTCAGGATTAATTGACTTGTACAACCATTACAGCACAAAATTTGATAACCACTTAGGAAGAGGTCTATCTCGAACAGGTCTGTTTTCAAAGTCACTATTTTGATCGAGATCAGAGTCAACAGGCTCTCGATTCaactgaacattgttatcaaGCAGGTCTGAAGTACTAAACTCAACTTCGACCTGATTAGACTCTCTAGTTGGCCTAGTTGATACATGTATACCATCTGCGATGTCGTCTTGATGAGCCAATCTCAGGTCAGACACATGCCTATTTGTGCCATCGACTTCAACCGAAGTGCTAGAATTTATCTTTGTCACTTTTCGGCATTTCCACTTATCAAAGCACCTAGCATTAACTGGCTTGACATAAACAGTGTCTCCAACTTTGTATGGGTTAAGGCTGCAGTCTCTATTGTCACTAAGCTTTTGTGGTATTTCTGTCGATTTGGTCGCCCCTGCTAAGTCACTTTGATAGCTGTATAGTTCTTCCACAAGCACTATACCATTGGAGTTTGGTGAATTGTTATACCAATATGCCATTTCTTCAGGTCCTTTACCAGTTCTCATGactgctctttttatagtacGGTGATGTCTTTCAATTATTCCATTTCCAGTAGGTTTATAGGCACAACTGAGGATCTGCTCTACACTCCATTTTTGCAGAAACTCTTTCATTCTAGCGCTTGTGAAACATAGGCCATTGTCACTCAGAAACTCCTTAGGAGGTCCACGTTCTCGAAACACATTGTCCAACTGTTTGATTACTACGTCTGATGTTTCATTAACCAGTTTGAACCAAAGAGAAAACCTGCTAGGCCCACAATCAATAATAGTCAGATAAGGTCGACCGTTCACATGAGTAATATCTGATGCAAGGCGCTTCCATACATTTGCTATGTTTAGCTGACAATGATCCCATTTGATTGGATGAGGATCTACACTGTTACACATAAGGCAAGTTTTCGCTACTTGCTCAACTATGTCTTTCTTGATTGTTTGTCCAAGCTTTTTCTGTGCCAAGTACAGGGTTTTGCTGACACCAAAGTGGTGGTCTTGATGAACTTTCTTTACATCTATCTCATTTGTGTTAGAAAGTACAACCCCTGAGCATGCAACAACTTGTAGCCATTTATTTGGTACTCTGGTTAGGACATCCGACTTGTTCTCACCTGATGGAACAAGTTAGATCATTAGTGTTAACCCGTATTCATCAATCAGCTGACCAATAATTTCAAGTCTACGTCGAATGACCAACTCACTGAGGCCAGTAACCTTAGGCCTTTTGGTATCTTCTATCACTGAATTTATCCACCCATAAACAGTAGCTGAATCTATGATCACTTGCACATTTGTCATTTTCCACTTTAGCGCTAGGTTGATTCCTTTCAATGCAGCTTCTAGCTCAGCAACATTTATATGAGCACCATCATCCTCTTTATGTAGCCATGCTGCATCATCAACAGTGTAACCATCTACCTCCAGAGACACTCCGAGAGCCAAGTTGCTGCCGTCACACCACACAGTACACTGAGAGGTCTTCTTGACATCCCACTTGCCTCTCACTGGATCTTGCTCTTGTAccttttgaaatatttcatcCAACAAAGATTTCACAGAACTAGGAACTATTTCAAACCAGTCTATGTCATTAGTCAATCTCTTTACATAGCTACACGCAACTCTTAACCATCCAGGAACTGGGTAATGTCCAACTAGTTTGCCACAAATGGAAAAAAGGTCTTTTTTTGTAACCTTTTCTGAAACTACAGGCAACTCACCATCTCGCTACCAGTTGTACTGATCATCTTCTGCATTGTTTACTCTAAGACCCAACACACGAGTATCTGATAGTGTCAATGGGTCTTTTGCCACAAGTCCAAACCTTAGTAAGTGAGCTCTAACAACATCAGCTTGAACCACCTCCTCGTTGACCCAATTTAACACAAAAATCATCTAAAACCACAGTCTGTTCGCAACCAGTATCTACAAGAGCTCTTGCCGAtactttatttacatatatatcaataaatgaTAGCACCTCTTTGTTCAGTGACTTGtagcggggggggggggggggagtaTCCGGTGCAGACACTCCCCCATTTTCGTTTCCCTTAGCCTTAGGGCAATTCATAGCTATGTGATTGCCAAGCTCTTGACAGTTGTAACACTTTATTAGCCTTTTTGCACTCTTTACAACCTTGGATGGGCACTGGTGGGCTCCATGACCTCTGCCATTACAAATTGAACAAATCTGTCCAGGAGGTTTTGAGCCTACATACCCCATTGCGCAGACTCCTTGTGCTCCACCATTGCTAGACAATCATTTTTGCTCTCGTGGCCAACTCTGACAACGAAAGTTTTTCAACTGCTGAAATGGATTTTATCTGGGTAGCTACAATTGGTAACCCAGCCACAAAAGCACACTTCAACAAGGGTTCTGGTACTGTTTGGCCAATCAGAGCTACTAGCCTATGCAAATCTGCCAGGTAAACATCAACAGTTTCTCCTTCTTTGTATATCCTTCTTTGTAGTTGTCCATATACACAAAAGTTATTTACTCCAAAAGCAGTCATTAGCTCCTGTTTAATCAGTGCATAATCCTTTTTAGTGTCGGCTGACGGTTGTTTATAAATGGCGAATGCCGGTCCAGACAGAAAGAGTGGCACAAAAGATTTCAACTCCGTAATATTCTGCAGCTCAGCTACAAGCTCTAACTTGTCACACCACTCAGAAAAGTCAACACTTTTCTCTACGTCTTCATAGGTTTTAATCAAGTCTGAAAGTTTTACTGCCATTATTGTCACAGTTttgccgaaatagcttgtggtATGTTTATCAAACGCTCAGTTTATTCCAATTCAAAACGCAACTGAATCTCTAACACAAAGTCATTGCATCAAGCATGACGtaatgtaagcattgcaataggctgtacattctacataggcaatacattctacacatacatgtactacaaaACGCTCGGCAGAACCGCACCTAACGATTACACATTGTCACGGTCTAAACTTACTCATTTTGAGAATTAATGGTAACTCCACACCCGAATTGATTTTGCACTTAGTGACCGTATAGCATTTAGAAATCCTTGGACCGTAAACGATAATTTTTggatttttaaaaatctttgcaaCCAACTGCAGGATAACATTAAGTTGTTACTAAGTGATTTGACTACCaagtacaagctataaaataaccataaatgtaataatattggACACTTAGTTCATCGAGCTTCCAAATTGCATTTGTATAATGTAATCTCTCGATTTGCAATTGCTTTTTGGTTGATAGACaagacaaaaaaaattatttgcagtaaCTTCATATTTCGCTACTGAAATTGCTATCATCTAAATTAAACGACTTAATTATTGTCAGGACAACTGAGCTTgtgtttttcaaacattaagTGCAATGTTATGTACTAGCAACTAAATCATCTCTGAATGCTTCAGTGTTTTCCTTCCTTTAGTGTACTGGCTACTGTACTCAAAAGTTTGCAGCTTAAATAAgtaatattgttttgttattcgTGCAGCTTTACGTATGTATTCAATACTTAACAATTTTATGTCATGTTTGTAGATGTTATCAAGTGACCTCTCATAGCATATTCAATGGCAGCTACTGACATTCATAAATAAAGAGCGGGGTAACAAATAAAGGTGTGATTAAAGTGGTAGATAGTAAAAATAACCAACAATTGAAGCAAGCAGTAAAAAAGATATACTATACTAGGGTCAAATAAACCTTAATAATGGATATTCATTATAAAGCATCTATGTTTTACATTGCACAAATGCATCTAAAAAACACAAGTAACAGAGTGCGAACAAGTTTGCATAACAAGACAAGCTGATAGCAAAATTATATCACAGACGGACGGGAGCTTATAAACGGACCCTTGGTCGTCTTGACATCGTCTGTAATATTAGTTGATTGATACATATCATGATTAATGGAAGGATAACTTTGATCAAAATTTGACCTATAATTTCCTCGGCGGCGCTGAGGAGCTGGACTCTGTCGTGACGAATAGAGCCCTCCGTAACTACTAGTCACCTCTTTTAGTGTGCCAGTCATAGAGTTGGAAGTTGTGGAACTAGCTGCAGGTTGAGCAACGGCTGGCTGACTATTTGAAGAACTTCGTGGAACATCTGGTTGACTGGGTCTCTGCCAAGGAGGAGCATTAGTGGATGTGTATTCTCTAGCATGTTGAGAGTGATCAAATTTCCCTTGGTAAGGGGAATTACTAGTAGAATTGTCATTACTCCTACCTTCACGCACCTGTGAAGTGACTCGATTATCTAAATTAGTTTCATGAAGGCGTGGATTTATCTGATCATGTTGTTTTCGATTGTGaaagttgctaaaagtttgttCATTACTTTTACTGTCATGTGACCCTGGGGGTGTGCGACTATCTAAATTAGTTTCAAGATGAAGACGATGTATTTGTTTTGTTGGACTATTTGATGAAATGCTTGAATGATGCTGAGGCTGCGTTGTTATCATTGGTTGCAACGCTATACTTGATGATGGCGGAGATTCTAAATTAGGTGGAACAGGTCCTTGAGCCCTCAAAGACAAATTTCCTGTCACCATCCGTCTAAATGTGTTGTCTTTGGGTTGCGTATCTCGACTTCTTATTTGCCGTAACTCTGAAGTTGGAGAAACCCGAGAGTCGAATGACGACTCCAACTGATCCGTTTGATCGCTAGAAGTATTTCTCTCAAAGTCACGATAAGGCGGCTTTGCTGGCAGAGACAATGGAGTGTGTGCACCGGTTTTATGCGCATCTAGTCCTGAGTTGTGCCCATTGCCATTTGTTCTATGGGGATCACTGTCTGGCTTATGAACTTTGAAGTTTGACCTACGAACATCTACTCCAAAATTGTGAGAATGCTGATCAGGCTTAGGTTTACTGACTCCTTGTCTATGCATGTCAGTGCCAGGTCTTtggatatttgaaaactgttgaCTATTATATATTGGGTTAGACAAGCCGTCACTTCGGTGGGAAGGATTTGAAACAGGCTGATCAGGCTTGTGTCGTGAGGGTATATGCTGAGGATTTACATGGCTGACATGCTGCGGATATGCACTCCTGTTTGGGTCAGGACTCGCGTTGCTGCTTTCGGCAACAGGAAAAGGAGGCCTGTGATAATCTTTATTAGAATAAGAATTGTCAAGGTTATTTTCCAAAGTATGACTAGAACTGAACGCTGTCATGCTTTTCTCTGTACTCATGCTTGAGGAGCCAGGGCTAGAAGGACTCGAGGATAGGGCGGCCTTCGTAGGAGTTGGAGGAATAACTAATTGTGTAGGGCGATTGTGCAAGGCTCTGCTGCCGGGGTGTTGAGCATGTGTTGACCGATAAGGCTCTGGCCCATCAGAAAGTGGTGGAGGTGGGGCTGGGAACGCCACACTATCCCGTGAATAAGCCTCAGGCCCATCCTCTAATGGTGGAGGCAAATCTGATGCAGTGTTAAATTGAGGACCGAGATTTGTTGGCCTATATCTTTTGTTTGGAGTATGACCAGGAGGAGCACCAGGTGAATCAAACTGTTGGCCCTGCAACTGCTCTGTATGTGGCCCATCTGATGAGCTACTATAGCCGTATGATTCATTCTCGTGACCTTGCTGCTGTCGATGACCTTGGGGATAGTGAGACGATGGAAGAGCATCACTGTCCAATCCTGACGAGGGCATAATGGTAGGTGCCCAAGGCAATGAGTTGGGATTGTTCCCTTTACTTGAACTACTTCGACCCGTTCGGCCACTAGATGACTTTTTAGAACGTGTGCTTCCTCTATTACTACGCTTACTTTGCCTAGTTCCACTGTGACTAAGGTTGGCAGACCTAGCACTACGAGTGCTTCTGTTGGATCTAATGCTATCCCGCCCTTGACCCGGCAACTCCCAAGGTTCAGGACGGCTCAGGCTATTATCTCGATCCATTCTTAAAGATATGCTGGATCTCCTTGAGGAAGGTGCTTTATATACTTGAAATACGGGGTCTACAAATAATGGAACAAGTAGCAACTCTCGTAGGGTAACAAAGTTATATGGAGAATTGGCAGCATTAACAGCATGGAGCCTGTCAGCAACAATCAACACAAAATGGAGAAGGCTATGCAACagcaaaacataaaaacaaattttcaaaaacaataATAGCCAACAGTCAAAATTGGTTTACATACTTGGAGAAACCACTGAACCAGAATAACTAATAAAATGTACATCTATGGTACTTTATATGTCATGACTACAAGAAAGGTAAATAGCGGTGCATGCATAGCCAATACAATGTATACCGATGATAGCCACAATAAATCTGTGATGGGCAAATTGGAGTGGATAACTCCAATTCACCTGGCATAGGTAACCTTGGTGATAGCAAGCACATAAGCCAACAGAAATGTCAGGTTGCCGCTG of the Watersipora subatra chromosome 4, tzWatSuba1.1, whole genome shotgun sequence genome contains:
- the LOC137394090 gene encoding uncharacterized protein, whose translation is MVEHKESAQWVPGWLRVACSYVKRLTNDIDWFEIVPSSVKSLLDEIFQKVQEQDPVRGKWDVKKTSQCTVWCDGSNLALGVSLEVDGYTVDDAAWLHKEDDGAHINVAELEAALKGINLALKWKMTNVQVIIDSATVYGWINSVIEDTKRPKVTGLSENKSDVLTRVPNKWLQVVACSGVVLSNTNEIDVKKVHQDHHFGVSKTLYLAQKKLGQTIKKDIVEQVAKTCLMCNSVDPHPIKWDHCQLNIANVWKRLASDITHVNGRPYLTIIDCGPSRFSLWFKLVNETSDVVIKQLDNVFRERGPPKEFLSDNGLCFTSARMKEFLQKWSVEQILSCAYKPTGNGIIERHHRTIKRAVMRTGKGPEEMAYWYNNSPNSNGIVLVEELYSYQSDLAGATKSTEIPQKLSDNRDCSLNPYKVGDTVYVKPVNARCFDKWKCRKVTKINSSTSVEVDGTNRHVSDLRLAHQDDIADGIHVSTRPTRESNQVEVEFSTSDLLDNNVQLNREPVDSDLDQNSDFENRPVRDRPLPKWLSNFVL
- the LOC137393473 gene encoding sodium/potassium-transporting ATPase subunit beta-1-interacting protein-like, which codes for MGCCNGSVVLLVICTIQLVAVLERLVMDFLGFLYLSIFTGFVQIAIVIIAIFGLCLYKHKLVLVYLIWSIIYIAWNIFVICLYLEVGSFEKSSTSILAFGAGSSFWINCYEEKKCVVDGSIVEVIHAGIQILLSMIGCVSSSFVIYLLREKDDTNPVFQVYKAPSSRRSSISLRMDRDNSLSRPEPWELPGQGRDSIRSNRSTRSARSANLSHSGTRQSKRSNRGSTRSKKSSSGRTGRSSSSKGNNPNSLPWAPTIMPSSGLDSDALPSSHYPQGHRQQQGHENESYGYSSSSDGPHTEQLQGQQFDSPGAPPGHTPNKRYRPTNLGPQFNTASDLPPPLEDGPEAYSRDSVAFPAPPPPLSDGPEPYRSTHAQHPGSRALHNRPTQLVIPPTPTKAALSSSPSSPGSSSMSTEKSMTAFSSSHTLENNLDNSYSNKDYHRPPFPVAESSNASPDPNRSAYPQHVSHVNPQHIPSRHKPDQPVSNPSHRSDGLSNPIYNSQQFSNIQRPGTDMHRQGVSKPKPDQHSHNFGVDVRRSNFKVHKPDSDPHRTNGNGHNSGLDAHKTGAHTPLSLPAKPPYRDFERNTSSDQTDQLESSFDSRVSPTSELRQIRSRDTQPKDNTFRRMVTGNLSLRAQGPVPPNLESPPSSSIALQPMITTQPQHHSSISSNSPTKQIHRLHLETNLDSRTPPGSHDSKSNEQTFSNFHNRKQHDQINPRLHETNLDNRVTSQVREGRSNDNSTSNSPYQGKFDHSQHAREYTSTNAPPWQRPSQPDVPRSSSNSQPAVAQPAASSTTSNSMTGTLKEVTSSYGGLYSSRQSPAPQRRRGNYRSNFDQSYPSINHDMYQSTNITDDVKTTKGPFISSRPSVI